A window of the Pseudomonas furukawaii genome harbors these coding sequences:
- a CDS encoding ogr/Delta-like zinc finger family protein produces MSTYKLVCPHCHSRMRIRTSEGTHIFLRIAYLQCCNEACGWSVRAEFEMTHELSPSGMANPAVQLPLADRALRRAAMMSATPTSQLDLLDSLMEA; encoded by the coding sequence ATGAGCACCTACAAGCTCGTCTGCCCCCACTGCCACAGTCGCATGCGTATCCGCACCAGCGAGGGCACGCACATTTTCCTGCGCATCGCCTACCTGCAGTGCTGCAACGAAGCCTGCGGCTGGAGCGTGCGCGCCGAGTTCGAGATGACCCACGAACTCAGCCCCAGCGGCATGGCCAACCCGGCCGTGCAGCTGCCCCTGGCGGACAGGGCCCTGCGACGGGCCGCGATGATGTCCGCCACCCCCACCTCTCAACTGGATCTGCTGGATTCACTGATGGAGGCCTGA
- a CDS encoding DNA-binding protein, translating to MPTLLSPEQARAVLDRKGMSLAQFSRLHGLNKNLVSDLLNGRKKGHRGESHRAAVLLGIKEGEAASPSATPPANQ from the coding sequence ATGCCCACGCTGCTTTCACCCGAGCAAGCCCGAGCGGTCCTGGACCGCAAGGGCATGAGCCTTGCCCAGTTCTCCCGCCTGCACGGCCTGAACAAGAACCTGGTCAGCGACCTGCTGAACGGCCGCAAGAAAGGTCACCGCGGCGAATCCCACCGCGCCGCCGTGCTGCTGGGCATCAAGGAAGGCGAAGCCGCCTCCCCCTCCGCCACTCCACCGGCCAACCAGTAA
- a CDS encoding helix-turn-helix domain-containing protein — protein MGGCLQTSALGNRLFEERTRLTLTQEELAKIGGVNRNTQRNYEKGERSPDAVYLMAVAAIGVDIMYVLTGSRNISTADGLTPAESTVLANYRSLPEEDKASVRRLTDALAQSVSRIEERAG, from the coding sequence ATGGGTGGTTGCTTGCAAACGAGCGCTTTGGGAAATCGGCTATTCGAAGAGAGGACTCGTCTTACATTGACGCAGGAAGAACTGGCGAAAATCGGTGGGGTAAACCGCAATACACAGCGTAACTATGAGAAGGGGGAACGGAGCCCGGACGCTGTGTACCTGATGGCAGTTGCCGCAATCGGCGTGGACATCATGTATGTGCTCACAGGCAGCCGGAATATCAGCACGGCAGACGGACTTACCCCGGCCGAATCAACTGTCCTGGCGAACTACCGATCATTGCCAGAAGAGGACAAAGCTTCGGTGCGGCGGCTTACTGATGCGCTTGCGCAATCGGTGAGTCGGATCGAGGAACGAGCAGGCTGA
- a CDS encoding PDDEXK-like family protein, with protein MDDFLQTVALLRAKHHRPPGFNLFSVLRSSSDEVRLHSRFLAFLLDPKASHNQGTALLRRLLDRLDIKQFDVENASVLTEYQNIDILIRNPSGQAVIIENKIYAGDQKDQLWNYHQRMQAEGYREIWTTYLTLDGAEPSEQSRKSLPVMLLSYEAEIIAWLKDCIPLVAREPGVRESVFQYIELLQKLTSSEQGEIYMSKLKEQILQGENLFLIADINHAFKAVLADLQFDIWERMEAYQASHYEQLGNPEITATKDAVSAYYKKAKNSKFFGMTFPFGFMKGGVYIELDHRLYSGYYCDGEQFPEDRERLMELSREIASTTRSTGNLHWQYPKVNVNFHAPSNDDLALLRDPEVRQSIAVGLVDDAYHLWERAKKHVESTTK; from the coding sequence ATGGACGACTTTCTGCAAACCGTGGCCCTGCTGCGCGCAAAGCACCACCGCCCGCCAGGCTTCAATCTCTTCTCCGTGCTCCGCAGTTCAAGCGACGAGGTGCGTCTCCACTCACGCTTCCTGGCATTCCTGCTAGATCCCAAGGCATCCCACAATCAGGGCACCGCGCTGCTCAGGCGCCTGCTGGATCGGCTGGACATCAAGCAGTTCGATGTGGAAAACGCCAGCGTGCTGACTGAATACCAGAACATCGACATCCTCATCCGCAACCCTTCCGGGCAGGCCGTGATCATTGAGAACAAGATTTACGCTGGCGACCAAAAGGATCAACTCTGGAACTATCACCAGCGAATGCAGGCGGAAGGCTACCGCGAGATTTGGACCACCTACCTCACCTTGGATGGCGCCGAGCCCAGCGAGCAGAGCCGCAAGTCCCTGCCTGTGATGCTACTCAGCTACGAAGCCGAGATTATCGCCTGGCTGAAGGATTGCATCCCACTCGTAGCCCGCGAGCCGGGTGTACGGGAAAGCGTTTTCCAATACATCGAGCTACTCCAAAAACTGACATCCAGTGAACAGGGCGAGATCTACATGAGCAAACTCAAAGAGCAGATCCTGCAGGGCGAGAATCTCTTCTTGATCGCCGACATCAATCATGCTTTCAAGGCTGTCCTGGCCGACCTACAGTTCGACATTTGGGAGCGCATGGAGGCCTACCAAGCAAGCCACTACGAGCAGTTGGGTAACCCCGAAATCACAGCCACCAAGGACGCGGTTTCTGCCTATTACAAGAAGGCCAAGAACAGCAAATTCTTCGGCATGACGTTCCCCTTTGGCTTCATGAAAGGCGGGGTGTACATCGAGCTCGACCATCGGCTCTACAGCGGCTACTACTGCGATGGCGAGCAGTTCCCCGAAGACCGAGAGCGCCTAATGGAGCTCAGCCGGGAAATCGCGTCCACGACTCGGAGTACCGGCAACCTGCACTGGCAGTACCCGAAAGTGAATGTGAACTTCCACGCCCCTTCCAATGACGACCTGGCCCTGCTTCGCGATCCAGAAGTACGACAGTCGATCGCCGTAGGCCTGGTCGATGATGCGTACCACTTGTGGGAACGCGCCAAGAAGCACGTAGAGTCAACGACCAAATAG
- a CDS encoding helix-turn-helix domain-containing protein: MSAVAIDYAPTAGIHELAERLKKIQHTLERAGGTIIQTITSEAEYDRALALLDELTEQAEQSPQTERLVDQLCVAIKRYEDSAPQFAEFNAGVAAITGVQMLRFLMEQNHLTGSDLPEIGDKSVVSRTLNGKRTLSSADIQALSKRFHVEPSVFFPVA, from the coding sequence ATGAGCGCCGTAGCCATCGATTACGCCCCGACTGCCGGCATCCATGAACTGGCAGAACGCCTGAAGAAAATCCAGCACACCCTTGAGCGCGCCGGCGGCACCATCATCCAGACCATCACCAGCGAAGCCGAGTACGACCGCGCCTTGGCCCTCCTGGACGAACTCACCGAGCAGGCCGAGCAATCCCCACAAACCGAGCGCCTGGTGGACCAGCTCTGCGTCGCCATCAAACGCTACGAAGACAGCGCGCCCCAGTTCGCCGAGTTCAACGCCGGCGTAGCGGCCATCACCGGCGTGCAAATGCTCAGGTTCCTGATGGAACAGAACCACCTCACCGGCTCCGACCTGCCCGAGATCGGCGACAAGTCCGTGGTCTCACGCACCCTCAACGGCAAGCGCACACTGAGCAGTGCGGACATCCAGGCGCTGTCGAAGCGCTTTCATGTGGAGCCGAGCGTGTTCTTCCCAGTGGCCTGA
- a CDS encoding type II toxin-antitoxin system HigB family toxin, protein MHVFKKKAFTDACAQYPVKASSIMEIYKVLDKSTAQTPLELKETLSSLDNFTHRHGWWVIDIGGNELRLIAAIDFEKQRIFVKHIFNHAEYDKANKWYRSPKNTGVMP, encoded by the coding sequence ATGCACGTTTTCAAGAAGAAGGCCTTCACTGATGCATGTGCTCAGTACCCCGTGAAGGCCTCCAGCATCATGGAAATCTACAAGGTCCTGGACAAGTCCACCGCTCAGACCCCGCTGGAGCTGAAGGAGACCTTGTCATCGCTGGACAACTTCACCCACCGCCACGGCTGGTGGGTAATCGACATAGGCGGCAATGAACTGCGCCTGATCGCCGCGATCGATTTCGAGAAGCAGCGGATTTTCGTCAAACACATCTTCAACCACGCCGAGTACGACAAGGCAAACAAGTGGTACCGAAGCCCCAAGAACACAGGAGTCATGCCATGA
- a CDS encoding phage late control D family protein, with amino-acid sequence MNNRYPAPRYRLTVNGRDITLEVSPRLISLTLTDHRGPEADTLDIELSDHDGLLAIPPRGATLQLWLGWSDTGLIDKGTFTVDETEHSGPPDILSIRARSADLRGPLVKKRERSWHDTTLGDILRTLGQEHDLEPAISPQFDQVEIPHLDQTDESDLNLITRLGQDFDAVATIKHGRLLFMPIGQGETASGKDLPVVTLTRADGDQHRFLQADRDAYSGVKAHYYDLDGSERLEAIVGDEDNAKTLRHTYADRSSALRAAKAEWKKIQRGSATLSFTLARGRPDLSPEWRYRVEGIKTGIGAIEWLGERVTHELADGGMTTGLELEQRTGQS; translated from the coding sequence ATGAACAACCGATACCCCGCGCCCCGCTACCGCCTCACCGTCAATGGCCGCGACATCACCCTCGAGGTCAGCCCCCGCCTTATCAGCCTCACCCTCACCGACCACCGCGGCCCCGAGGCCGACACCCTCGACATCGAACTCAGCGACCACGACGGCCTGCTCGCCATCCCCCCGCGCGGCGCCACCCTGCAGCTGTGGCTCGGCTGGAGCGACACCGGCCTCATCGACAAAGGCACCTTCACCGTCGACGAAACCGAACACAGCGGCCCACCCGACATCCTCAGCATCCGCGCCCGCAGCGCCGACCTTCGCGGTCCCCTCGTCAAAAAGCGCGAACGCAGCTGGCACGACACCACCCTCGGCGACATCCTCCGCACCCTCGGCCAGGAGCACGACCTCGAGCCCGCCATCAGCCCCCAGTTCGACCAGGTGGAAATTCCCCACCTGGACCAGACCGACGAAAGCGACCTCAACCTCATCACCCGCCTCGGCCAGGACTTTGATGCCGTGGCCACCATCAAGCATGGCCGCCTGCTCTTCATGCCCATCGGCCAGGGCGAAACTGCCAGCGGAAAGGATCTACCCGTCGTCACCCTCACCCGCGCCGACGGCGACCAGCACCGCTTTCTGCAGGCGGATCGAGACGCCTACAGCGGCGTGAAGGCGCACTACTACGACCTGGATGGCTCGGAGCGGTTGGAGGCCATTGTGGGCGATGAGGACAACGCCAAGACGTTGCGGCACACCTATGCGGACAGATCGAGTGCGTTGCGCGCGGCGAAGGCGGAGTGGAAGAAGATCCAACGCGGCAGCGCAACGCTCAGCTTCACCCTGGCGCGCGGACGACCAGACCTGAGCCCGGAGTGGCGTTATCGGGTGGAGGGGATCAAGACCGGGATTGGCGCCATCGAGTGGCTTGGGGAGCGGGTGACGCACGAGCTGGCAGATGGGGGAATGACGACGGGTTTGGAGCTCGAACAGCGCACGGGCCAAAGTTGA
- a CDS encoding phage tail protein, protein MMMALGMFIFGLPTLAYQELQRQTDWRHPGTSRVGAPPARQFLGRGDDQITLPGVLVPELCGSLLSLDTLRAMADTGHAWPLVEGTGRIHGLWVIEHLSETRTLFFQDGAARRIEFSLRLQRVDDSRIDLLGSVLEPLGNLQP, encoded by the coding sequence ATGATGATGGCCCTGGGAATGTTCATCTTCGGCCTGCCCACCCTCGCCTATCAGGAACTCCAGCGGCAAACCGACTGGCGCCACCCCGGCACCTCCCGCGTGGGCGCCCCGCCGGCGCGGCAGTTCCTCGGCCGGGGCGACGACCAGATCACCCTGCCCGGCGTGCTGGTACCGGAACTCTGCGGCAGCCTGCTCAGCCTCGACACCCTGCGCGCCATGGCCGACACCGGCCACGCCTGGCCCCTGGTGGAAGGCACCGGGCGCATCCACGGCCTCTGGGTGATCGAACACCTGTCGGAAACCCGCACCCTCTTCTTCCAGGACGGCGCCGCCCGCCGCATCGAATTCAGCCTGCGCCTGCAGCGCGTGGACGACAGCCGCATCGACCTCCTCGGCAGCGTGCTGGAACCCCTCGGGAACCTCCAGCCATGA
- a CDS encoding phage tail tape measure protein yields MANNVLQLRVLLSALDKVSGPLKKIRDGSGNTAKALKATYDQLKALNNQQSDIAAYRKHQAAISATATKLEAAHGKVRQLKAELKKGPVPATFRTDMRKALDAVKGLTDKIQEQRKGLGPYATSLREAGISANKFREHETRLKSEIDATNRSLKTQKDRLAAVSKIQAGIRTARRTYDQRRAFGRSAAMSGAGSMAAAYGIGRGLYAPIREGKHFALEENRIAAFGLGDAASADAIKFAKAMKTYGTSATDNIALVRDAMAVFADVHHAELVAPTLARMKFANEAMFGEEQGADYERKFMDMLKVIELRGGLASADAFKRQANIVQQVLTATGGRVGPEEWLNVIKTGGIAAKGLKDEAFYYQMEPLVQEMGGFRVGTAMMSAYSNLYQGRTTKRAARNLERLGLIDPAKIKHDKAGQISFLDVGAIKGSELFRSNQFEWLEKVLLPQLAAQGITEKNQVLDTLGSIFSNRTASNLFAQMYLQREQIHKNAGLNAGADGIDQLYGKGLQTAQGKELEMLAKRANAYKQMSDTLLPAYLELLETITEAIDGITGWMKENPRATALMLKGLLVVGALAAAFGALALTLASLIAPFAVVSYGMALFRFRGLGLLQLLGALFPSLAGLATALAGPLITALRTVSIALWGLAANPVVLVIAAIVALLVGAAYLIYRNWDRLAPYFQGLWAEVKAGFQDGIGGILNVLGNFNPLGLLYRAMAEAVNYLGANLPVQFAELGNMIVRGLVSGLLNGLSQIKSAIGTLGETTINWFKTKLGIHSPSRVFAALGSDTMAGLAQGLAAGEQGPLAQLGDLAKRMTGIGALTLGMAGSAVAIDNRPPLAHSLRPVQIDSHDSIQIIIQPHQGMDAQAIARAVAQELDKRERARLIRARSALFDRE; encoded by the coding sequence ATGGCAAATAATGTGCTGCAGCTCCGCGTGCTGCTCTCGGCGCTCGACAAGGTCAGCGGCCCCCTGAAGAAGATCCGCGACGGCAGCGGCAATACTGCGAAGGCGCTCAAGGCCACCTATGACCAGCTGAAAGCCCTGAATAATCAGCAGTCAGACATCGCCGCCTATCGCAAACACCAGGCCGCCATCAGCGCAACAGCCACCAAGTTGGAAGCGGCCCACGGCAAGGTGCGCCAACTGAAGGCTGAATTGAAGAAAGGCCCCGTACCCGCAACATTCAGGACGGACATGCGAAAGGCCTTGGATGCTGTCAAAGGCCTCACCGACAAGATCCAGGAGCAGCGCAAGGGGCTTGGCCCCTACGCCACAAGCCTGCGGGAAGCAGGCATCTCGGCGAACAAGTTCCGCGAACACGAAACTCGCCTGAAGAGCGAGATTGACGCCACCAACCGCTCCCTCAAGACCCAGAAGGACCGCCTCGCGGCCGTCAGCAAAATCCAAGCCGGGATTCGCACTGCCCGCCGCACCTATGACCAGCGCCGGGCCTTCGGTCGCAGTGCCGCCATGTCCGGCGCCGGCAGCATGGCCGCAGCCTACGGCATCGGACGTGGCCTGTACGCCCCGATCCGGGAAGGTAAGCACTTCGCCCTGGAAGAAAACCGCATCGCCGCCTTCGGCCTGGGAGACGCGGCCAGCGCAGACGCGATCAAGTTCGCCAAGGCCATGAAAACCTACGGCACCAGCGCCACCGACAACATCGCCTTGGTGCGCGATGCCATGGCGGTGTTCGCCGACGTCCACCATGCCGAGTTGGTCGCCCCGACTCTTGCCCGAATGAAGTTCGCCAACGAGGCGATGTTCGGCGAGGAGCAAGGCGCCGACTACGAACGCAAGTTCATGGACATGCTCAAGGTCATCGAGCTGCGCGGTGGTCTTGCCAGCGCCGACGCGTTCAAGCGCCAGGCCAACATCGTGCAGCAGGTGCTCACCGCCACCGGCGGGCGCGTCGGCCCGGAGGAATGGCTGAACGTCATCAAGACCGGAGGTATCGCCGCCAAGGGCCTCAAAGACGAAGCCTTCTACTACCAGATGGAGCCGCTGGTGCAGGAAATGGGTGGCTTCCGCGTCGGTACCGCGATGATGAGTGCCTACTCCAACCTCTACCAGGGCCGCACCACCAAACGCGCTGCTCGGAACCTGGAACGGCTCGGCCTCATCGACCCGGCCAAGATCAAGCATGACAAGGCAGGCCAGATCTCCTTCCTCGATGTCGGCGCGATCAAGGGCAGCGAGCTGTTCCGCAGCAACCAATTCGAGTGGCTGGAGAAGGTTCTGCTGCCCCAACTTGCGGCCCAGGGCATCACCGAGAAGAACCAGGTGCTGGACACCCTCGGCAGCATCTTCTCGAACCGCACCGCCTCCAACCTGTTCGCGCAGATGTACCTGCAACGCGAGCAGATCCACAAGAACGCCGGCCTCAACGCCGGCGCCGATGGCATCGACCAGCTCTATGGCAAGGGGCTGCAGACCGCCCAGGGCAAAGAGCTGGAAATGCTCGCCAAGCGCGCCAATGCCTACAAGCAAATGAGCGACACCCTGCTGCCCGCCTACCTGGAGCTGCTAGAGACGATCACCGAGGCCATCGATGGCATCACTGGTTGGATGAAGGAGAACCCCAGGGCCACGGCCTTGATGCTCAAAGGTCTTTTGGTCGTCGGCGCACTAGCCGCCGCCTTCGGCGCACTGGCACTCACCCTCGCCTCTCTGATCGCGCCATTCGCCGTGGTCAGCTACGGCATGGCCCTGTTCAGGTTCAGGGGGCTCGGTCTTCTGCAATTGCTTGGTGCCCTCTTCCCCAGCCTCGCCGGCTTGGCCACTGCCCTCGCCGGTCCGCTGATAACTGCACTGCGCACCGTCAGCATTGCCCTCTGGGGGCTGGCAGCGAATCCCGTGGTCCTGGTCATCGCCGCAATCGTGGCCTTGCTGGTTGGCGCCGCCTACCTCATCTACCGCAACTGGGACCGCCTCGCGCCTTACTTCCAAGGCCTGTGGGCCGAGGTGAAGGCAGGGTTCCAGGATGGCATTGGCGGCATCCTCAACGTTCTGGGCAACTTCAACCCCTTGGGCCTGCTTTATCGCGCCATGGCCGAAGCGGTGAACTACCTGGGCGCCAACCTGCCGGTGCAGTTCGCCGAGTTGGGCAACATGATCGTGCGCGGATTGGTGAGCGGCCTGCTCAATGGCCTGAGCCAGATCAAATCCGCGATCGGCACGCTGGGCGAAACCACCATCAACTGGTTCAAGACCAAGCTCGGCATCCACAGCCCCTCCCGCGTCTTCGCCGCCCTGGGCAGCGACACCATGGCCGGCCTTGCCCAGGGCCTGGCCGCTGGCGAGCAAGGCCCCCTCGCTCAACTCGGCGACCTGGCCAAGCGCATGACCGGCATCGGCGCCCTCACCCTCGGCATGGCCGGCAGCGCCGTGGCCATCGACAACCGGCCACCGCTCGCCCACAGCCTGCGACCGGTCCAGATCGACAGCCACGACAGCATCCAGATCATCATCCAGCCCCACCAGGGCATGGATGCCCAGGCCATCGCCCGCGCCGTGGCCCAGGAGCTGGACAAGCGCGAGCGCGCCAGGCTCATCCGCGCCCGCAGCGCGCTCTTCGACAGGGAGTAA
- a CDS encoding GpE family phage tail protein has protein sequence MADLAVVFHWAPAHMDDLGLGELMDWRERARVRVESDGK, from the coding sequence ATGGCGGATCTCGCCGTGGTCTTCCACTGGGCGCCCGCCCACATGGACGACCTCGGCCTCGGCGAACTGATGGACTGGCGCGAGCGCGCGCGGGTGAGAGTGGAAAGCGATGGCAAATAA
- a CDS encoding phage tail assembly protein — translation MAKKTDADNTITLDQPIKRGDSEIRELTLRKPSAGELRGLHLAELLQLDVGALIKVLPRISSPTLTEPEAATMDPADLLACGTRIAGFLLQKQDRAAASLLA, via the coding sequence ATGGCCAAAAAAACCGACGCCGACAACACCATCACCCTCGACCAGCCGATCAAACGCGGCGACAGCGAGATCCGCGAACTCACCCTGCGCAAGCCCAGCGCCGGCGAACTACGCGGCCTGCACCTGGCCGAGCTGCTGCAGCTCGATGTCGGCGCGCTGATCAAGGTGCTGCCACGCATCAGCAGCCCCACCCTCACCGAACCGGAAGCCGCGACCATGGACCCGGCCGACCTGCTCGCCTGCGGCACCAGGATCGCCGGTTTTTTGCTGCAGAAGCAGGACCGGGCGGCCGCCTCCCTGCTCGCGTAG
- a CDS encoding phage major tail tube protein — MALPRKLKHMNLFNDGNSYIGVAKTVTLPKLARKLEAWRGAGMDGPVKADLGMSDDGIQIEWSLGGWDLLPLRQFGMVGASGVQLRWAGSVQRDDTGQVSAVEIVVRGRHEEIDLGDAEPGEDTEHKITTTCSYYKLLVDGRVEIEIDLLNFILIVDGRDLLAEHRRAIGL; from the coding sequence ATGGCCCTGCCCCGCAAGCTCAAGCACATGAACCTCTTCAACGACGGCAACAGCTACATCGGCGTGGCCAAGACCGTCACCCTGCCCAAACTCGCCCGCAAGCTCGAAGCCTGGCGCGGCGCCGGCATGGACGGCCCGGTCAAGGCCGACCTCGGCATGAGCGACGACGGCATCCAGATCGAATGGAGCCTCGGCGGCTGGGACCTCCTGCCCCTGCGCCAGTTCGGCATGGTCGGCGCCAGCGGCGTGCAACTGCGCTGGGCCGGCTCCGTGCAACGGGACGACACCGGCCAGGTCAGCGCCGTGGAAATCGTCGTGCGCGGCCGCCACGAAGAAATCGACCTCGGTGATGCCGAACCCGGGGAAGACACCGAACACAAGATCACCACCACCTGCAGCTACTACAAACTGCTGGTGGACGGCCGCGTCGAAATCGAAATCGACCTGCTCAACTTCATCCTCATCGTCGACGGCCGCGACCTGCTCGCCGAGCACCGTCGGGCCATTGGCCTGTAG
- a CDS encoding phage tail sheath protein, whose amino-acid sequence MSDYHHGLRVVEINDGIRPIRTVSTAVVGLACTSADADDQLFPFNTPVLLTDVLSASGKAGDKGTLAPSLSAIADNASPITVVVRVPEGESPEETTSNLIGQVTPSGQFTGLKALLAARGRLGVTPRILGCPGLDDLQVTTELAAIAAKLRAFAYASAWGCETREDAVAYRQNFGARELMLIWPDFLTWNSATRTPDRAAASARALGLRARLDQETGWHKTLSNIPVRGVSGISQDLYWDLQNPASDAGYLNANEVTTLIRQEGFRFWGSRTCSSDPLFAFENYTRTAQVLADTMAEAHFWAIDKPMHPSLVRDIVEGINAKLRDLTGQGYLIDGQCWYDPALNQADSLKAGRLFLDYDYTPVPPLEDLSLRQRITDRYLLDFATRVTA is encoded by the coding sequence ATGTCCGACTACCACCACGGCCTCCGTGTCGTCGAAATCAACGACGGCATCCGCCCCATCCGCACCGTCTCCACCGCCGTCGTCGGCCTGGCCTGCACCAGTGCCGATGCCGACGACCAACTCTTCCCCTTCAACACGCCCGTCCTGCTCACCGACGTCCTCTCAGCCAGTGGCAAGGCCGGCGACAAGGGCACCCTGGCGCCGAGCCTTTCCGCCATCGCCGACAACGCCAGCCCCATCACCGTCGTAGTCCGGGTGCCGGAAGGCGAGTCCCCGGAAGAAACCACCAGCAACCTCATCGGCCAGGTCACCCCCTCCGGCCAGTTCACCGGCCTCAAGGCCCTGCTGGCCGCCAGGGGCCGCCTGGGCGTCACCCCGCGCATTCTCGGCTGCCCGGGGCTGGACGACCTGCAGGTCACCACCGAGCTGGCCGCCATCGCCGCCAAGCTTCGCGCCTTCGCCTACGCCAGCGCATGGGGCTGCGAAACCCGCGAAGACGCCGTCGCCTACCGGCAGAACTTCGGCGCCCGGGAGCTCATGCTCATCTGGCCCGACTTCCTCACCTGGAACAGCGCCACCCGCACCCCCGACAGGGCGGCGGCCAGCGCCCGGGCCCTGGGCCTGCGCGCCCGCCTCGACCAGGAAACCGGCTGGCACAAGACCCTCTCCAACATCCCCGTGCGCGGCGTCAGCGGCATCAGCCAGGACCTCTACTGGGACCTGCAGAACCCCGCCAGCGATGCCGGCTACCTCAACGCCAACGAAGTCACCACCCTCATCCGCCAGGAAGGCTTCCGCTTCTGGGGCTCGCGCACCTGCAGCTCAGACCCCCTCTTCGCCTTCGAGAACTACACCCGCACCGCCCAGGTGCTGGCCGACACCATGGCCGAAGCCCACTTCTGGGCCATCGACAAACCCATGCACCCGAGCCTGGTGCGCGACATCGTCGAAGGCATCAACGCCAAGCTGCGCGACCTCACCGGCCAGGGCTACCTGATCGACGGCCAGTGCTGGTACGACCCCGCCCTCAACCAGGCCGACAGCCTAAAGGCCGGGCGCCTCTTCCTGGACTACGACTACACCCCGGTGCCACCGCTGGAAGACCTCAGCCTGCGCCAGCGCATCACCGACCGCTACCTGCTCGACTTCGCCACCCGCGTAACCGCCTGA